The nucleotide window AAAGCAAGAAGAACATGCAGAAGGGCGCCAACTCCGCCTGGATGAAGAACGTGGTCTCGGCAGGAACCCTCGCTGACAGGATGGCAGCCATGACGGTTCTGATCCAGGATTCTCCGGTGCACAGCCTGGAGCACGTGGAGAACCTGGTCTCCATGGTGAAGAAAAGGGGCAGCCGCAGGCAAGGCCTGATGGCCCTGGACACCCTCCGGGAGCTCTTCATGTCCGACCTGCTCCCAGAGAACCGGAAGCTCCGGATGTTCAACCAGCATCCGTTCgcccagctggaggagagagccagcgGGAACAGGGACGCCCGCGACCGCCGTCTCATCCTGTGGTACTttgagcagcagctcaagcaccAGGTGGCCGAGTTTGTGGTGGCCCTCGACGCCCTCGCCCACGACACCGTGGCCGCCACCAAGGCCAAGGCTCTGGCCACCGCCCACGAGCTGCTGTGCAACCGGCCCGAGCAGGAGAGGGCCCTGCTGATCCAGGTGGTCAACAAGCTGGGAGACCCCGAGTACAAGACGGCCGCCAAGGCCTCGTACCTGCTGGAGACCCTGCTGCACAAGCACCCCAACATGAAGGCCGTGGTGTGCTGCGAGGTGGAGCGCCTGATGTTCCGGCCCAACATCAACCCCAAGGCGCAGTACTACGCCGTCTGCTTCCTCAACCAGGTGCTCCTGAGCCACGAGGAGACCGACCTGGCCACCAAGCTCATCACCATCTACTTCTCCTTCTTCCGAGCGTGCATGAAGAAGAAGGACGTGGAGGGGAAGATGCTCGGCGCCCTGCTGTCGGGCGTGAACAGGGCCTACCCGTACGCCAAGGCCGGGGACGAGAAGGTCAAGGAGCAGCTGGACACCCTCTTCAAGGTGGTGCACCTGGTGAAGTTCAACACGGCCGTCCAGGCTCTCATGCTGCTCTTCCAGGTGATGGACTCCCAGCAGACCGTCTCCGACCGTTACTACGTGGCTCTCTACAGGTGCAACTACCCATCCGTTCGTAGGGGCTCGTGAACCTAGGCCTATTCTGTCGAAGGGTGTGCTTTTCAAATCCATATAACCGCTGTGTCGTCGCTAATTACTGCTTTGTCCCCCGTCTGGTTTACAGGAAGCTTTTGGACACGGGTCTGTCTTTGTGCTCCAAGCAGAGCATGTTCCTCAACCTGATCTACAAGTCTTTGAAGGCGGACATTGTCCTGCGGCGGGTCAAAGCCTTTGTGAAGAGGCTGCTGCAGGTGAGCTGCGAGCAGAACCCGACCTTCGCCTGTGGGGCGCTCTTCCTGGTGTCAGAGGTCATCAAGGCCAAGCCAGGCCTAAAACTGCTCCTGCAGGAGGACGGGGTGAGGACGCGCACCAAGTCACCAACCAGAGATATGCCGTTAATACTGTTACCATGGGCACGTCCTTGATTCCTCAAACAATCTCGTCGTTTGTTTTATGGTAGGATGGCGATGAGGAGATCTTCAAAGACCTgcctggagaggatgaggatgacgaAGAGGAGAGATTTGTGGATGCTGATAAAGTGGAAGAAGGAACGATTGAAAAAGCGGAGCCGCCAAAGCCCACTGCATCATGGGTACACCAACGGAACCTGAAaggtcagtttttttttctataaTAACATGCGTGTAAACGTAATAATGTTTCTTGAAAATGAAGGGATTCACTTCAGTTGAATTTCAGTTCTGAAAACGTAATTTATGCCAGAGGGGAATTTCATGCTTTGTCAAATCCCCTTAAAAGGATGCTCaccatatttattttattcttccttctcttcttttGCTACATATCTCTTGTGAACATAGGTGGGAAGAGCGTGGAGACATACGACCCCTTACACAGGAACCCCTTATTCTGTGGGGCCGACCACACAACACTGTGGGAACTGCAAAAAGTAGGGCATCATGGCAACACTGTCAAGAAAATGTAACTACGAAATCTGTGTCAAAATGATCCCAAAATCATTTAACCTTATGCCCCTTCTCTTCAGCTGGCTGCACATTTCCACCCCTCAGTGTCCTTGTTTGCCAAGACTATTTTACAGGTAATAGTGATTCACAAACTAAAACTCAATTTGTGAGCCCATAACCTGTAGTAAAACCCCATCCAATCCTGTTGCAGTATTTCTATTCATTGTTATTAAGACTTCTTTATTTGTAAAACTTCCAGGGAGAGTTTATTCAGTACACAGGAGACCCGCTACAGGACTTCACCCTCATCAGGTTCCTGGACCGCTTTGTCTTCAGGAATCCCAAACAGCTCAAGGGCAAACGTAATGACCACATTGAGCTCATTTGAATACACATCTACTTCAGTATTTGCCGCAGCAATTCTTTGAGGGACGTTTGAACTGACGATGCTTTTGAATTTCACAGAAAATACAGATACCACTGTGATGCAGCCCAAACAGAAGCTGTTTATGAACAACATCCATTCCTTGCCTGGTGAGTTTGTTATTTATGTATTCAATGAAGAATGCTTTGAAATTGATCTTGGTGTAAAGAAAACCGTTTCTGTCTGTTTTAGTGAACTCTGAGGAGTTCCTGTCCAAAGAAGAGAGTCAGATCCCTGTTGACCAGGTGTTCTTCTATCGGTAAGTCCCAGTAATAAGCGATTCTGGAGCAATTCTCGATTGACTACTAAATGCTGCTAATGCTCCATGACTAAATGGGCCACAGTTGTCACGCTGACCCATATTAATGGTTTCCAGTCTGAGTACAGTCTGCTTTTTTAATTGAACATCATCCTGTGTTGTTGACCGCTCGCCGAACCAGGTTCTTCAAAAagcgggagaaggagaagaagctgCGGCGGCCGCGGGCAGACGGAGACAACGAGAGCGTCGAAGACGTGGACGACGATGAGTTCGAGAAGCTGCTGGGTTAGTGAAAAGGCCCTACCCAAGCTTGCGAAGGCTAAAAGACGAGAGGCCGAACGGGCCACTTTTTGCACCACCAAATGCACAGACTCACCCGATTCATTTCttttccctgctccccccccccccacaccttatAGATTCATACGAGGGAGACAGTTTCTTCACAGACATGCCTGACAAGGAACTGGACTTTGCCGGGTAAGCGCTGTGTAATGATGCGAAGCTCTCGAAGCAGCCCCAGCGTTGCGTTTCAACGGTTCACTACATGTCCCGCAGCGACACATTGTTCAGTCTTCACGGGCTAGAAGATATAGCTCAAATGCGTGCCCGTGTCTTTCAGAAATGTCAAGAGCAAGTCCAAGAAGGGTAAAAAGGGCGAGGAGGACTCTGAATCCGATATGGACTCTGATGATATGGACGACCTGGATGATGAGGAGATATCCCTGGGCAGTATGGATGAAGAAGACTTCGGAGATGACCTGGAAGAGGAGGGCGGGGCATTCATGGATCCTGGTGGagatgatgatgttgatgaaGGCATGCTTggcctctcttctttcctccgATTCTATTCCAGTGAAGTCTTTAGCGGCTGACGGCACACTAGCTGGTTAGCCTCATCACACAATTTCACCTCAAGAATATTTATTCTGACTCTGTTCCCTACACAGATCCTGAGCTTGAAGACGATCTCGAAGGCGACGCCGCGTTTGACGGTATGTACATCAGGAAAACATCTATTTGGTGCACTTAAAGTGAAATGTTTCATTCATATAGTATttagtgtgcgagagagagtttAAAGACGGTTTCTCCCCTGAAGATTCAGAtgacgagggggaggagatccCAGACATTACCCCAGCtccaaaaaaaggaaagagaaaatcCTCCTCGGAGCTCGCCTTCTCTGGCTCCATAGGTTCGTGTCTGCGTCTGCTGCAGGTGGTGGTGGGTTTTCAAATGGCTCCATTTAAGAGAGAGGTGTCTCACATGTCCACTTTTCACCGTTGCAGGGTCCAAACCAGGGAAGAAACcgaaaggaaagaaagacagtGCCGTGTTTGCGTCTGCTGAAGAGGTGGGCTTGTTATATTATCAGTAGTATCATGCGGGAGAGACGTTCTGTTTTTTCCCCTCAGTGTCGTCAAAAATTTTTTACGTTGGTCGCTGcatttgttttctttacagTTTGGGTACATGTTGGATGAAAATGCGGGGTCCAAGTTTGACAACATTGGGATGAACGCTATGGCTAACAAAGACAAAGCCGGTGAGTTTGAAATATACTATAGCCAGTGTCTTCCTCTGACAGTGGGTACAAAGACTAGTACAGCAGTGTACACCAAGCAGACATTTTTATTTGGATGGCTAGATGCTAACCAGAAACAACCTGTCCGCCTCGGAACAGGAGCAATGGTAATCCTCACAGCAGGTTGGACCACAGTGCCTGTCAGACTCCACTGTTTTATTACATAGTACATACTTGATATCTTTCAGGAATGAACAAAAACTCACATATAGCTAAATATATTTGACATTGTTCTCACATATAACGAAATTCAACTAAGAGTCGGCGCCTAGTTCATATATCCGGGTGGTTTATGGATGCTTGAGCAGAGCCTCTTAACGCCCCTCCTTCCTCGGCTCCCACAGGGGTCAAGCAGCTCAAGTGGGAGGCCAAGAGGGACGACTGGGTCCGGGGCCGAGACGTGAAGACGCTGCGGAAGAAAAAGGCAGTGTTCAACAAGAGGAAATCCTTTGGGAAAGCTAAGATGGCCAACAAGAAGTCCAAGAAGAAGTGAGTTCTCCTGAATGTGGGGTGGTCGGATCAACACACCCTCTCTACTCCTCGGTGGACCATGCTGCAGTGTCGCTCTCCCGGATCCCATAGATCCCGGCCATTTCGTTGGACTTGTAGTaaactggagagggagaagggtcaCCGTAATACCATCAAGTGACCTGGGTCATTTTAAACAAGTGCTCCAGTCGACAGGATATCTCTTTCTGCATTGAGTTTATGGTTCCTGGTTGACATCAGTCATTGTTTTCCCCAATGCAAAATCAAGGGCCGTGTCAATTTTAAGTTCTCACTGTACGGCTTACCATGCGCCTGGAAGGCAACCATCCTGTGGGTTTTTGTTCCAACCCTATTTGTACTTTTTGCTTGCTATTTTAGAATTGGGTGGGCTAGATTAGAATTGGAACAAACACCTACACATGGTAACATTTTTACTTGGGTAGCCTTGCTGTTAAGTTATACATGTTGAGAACACAATACATAATGCAGGATTTGTTTTATGTTGTATCATTTTCAAGACTATTAAACATGTCTCAGTGGCCCTTACCTTCCAAAACGGAGGGTAACATCCTATTCATGCTGTTCCTGAAATCTGAATGACATAAAACGTATTTTCAATGTGCATTTTGTATATTGTCATAGGGTATACATCTGTACTTTATATATATTATTGACATTGgttaacgtttttaaataaagcCTTACTAGTACCTTGACTTGTGTTCATCTTGTGAAAGAGACCATAGGCACCAATTACACCAACCACTTCTAGTATTACGAGTCCCTTGAACAGTCTCTTCGCCGTCGACTGAAAAGGTTTAGGGGCCATCTACCGGGTTAAATGAGGTGATACATTAATTTCATAGCATTCACAAACGTAAACAGTGGCTGGGGTTAGCCCAAACGTTATTGAAGCACGTAGCTATTACAAGTTAAGCTAACTCAAGCAATATTGTACTAGAGCTATCGGTATGGACATCTTGGCGTTTAATTCAACTGCAACCTACATAGAATAACAACATGCACACCTACTTTCCTCTCATGCCCTTGGTGGCACTTGCGCTTCCTGTATTACGGTGGCTCGGCTGATACAAAACACGTAGCACAAACGAGCGCTTTTTGAGTTCTTGCAACGTCGTGCATTTACCAGGAGAGGTCGTTACAGCTTTTTGTCAAACAGATGTTGAGAGCGCTGGctcaaacacaaactcacatacacagaaacagcacATTTTCTAATAATAAGAACAAATGTATTGTTTGAACTTAATTAATCTGCAGTTGAGGTAATTGAAATCAGTGAAGATTCAGGCAGCCATCCATGCACTAATTCAAACAGGTCTGAGGATGCAGCTATCTGTCATCAACTTCAACACATCTATTGATGAAACACAGAACCATAAACACAGGATTGTGGCACATAgacaaatacaatttaaaaataaCAAGAAGCCAATGTGACTTTTGAGCCTATGGCATGTGCACATCGCTTTAACATCTGTGGACCATTCAACTTTGCCCCAATGTGTTGATTTGGTGATTCAAATTCATTGAGAGGCTAAAAGGGGGCGATGAGGGGAATTCCACCATGTTAGGTTGGAGAGTATCGAGTCTAAGGAGCTAGTCCTTGCAGCGCACCACCAACATTCTCCTGAAACCTCACAGGTTGATGCCTGGCTGGCCCACTAGCACTTCCTGCAGACCCCATGGAATACACAGCCTCTGAAGGAGGAGATCCTTGAAGTCTTAACTCAGTGGCAATATTTGCTCACCTGAGAAACATATATCTGGCTGTTGGGTTGGCCAGCCAGGAAGACAGCTGCTCCAGAGCCTGGGTGGGGAGGCCCGGGCGTTTTGTAAGGTGCTCCCCCATGGAGTGACTATTCCTCACCCCGTAAAGCCCATTGTGAGGAAGGGCAGTGTTTGTCCCAAGCTGCAGGAGGCTGATGAGGTGCTGACTGGAGGAGTGTCCGTGCCATTGGTCTCCACCGTGGTTAGCCTGTTGGCTGTCAGGAGCTGTAAGGAGGCCGATTTATTAGGATCTGGAAGGGGCTTTCTcccatagacaaacacagattGGACACTCGTGTTGTTTGGCAGTGGGGAGCTTTGTCGTGGTTTTGAGAGTGCCACATCCCTCCCTGCACTCACTGGTGTTAGTGTGTGGACCCCACATTGGTTCTCTGAAAACAGTGCAATCTGCAAGACAGAGGTCCAAGAGAGGTTCCAGGAAGAGTTATAGCTGGGTCTTTGTGCTCCAATGCTATTTTTTCCCCCTGACTGACTTCAAAACTGAATCCAAGCGGATGACAAATGTTGTTACCAACAGCCAGGCACCATCAAATTTGGATGTAGGAAATGCAAATTAACCAGatattaaatcaaatcaaattgatTTGGCAAGCACGTTcataagcaatgtcacagagggcttcacacacacccatagaactgcacctataaaccaacctaaaccctcagacaGATGTAATGCATTAACCTATATTCATCAATGTCACTGGGGGTTGTCAAAGATTTATCAAAAGGTTTTTGGAAATGTAGAGACTTCAAAAGAGCAACATATTTAAACCTGTGAACCTTAATTCTTCTGTCATTTCAAAACGTTCTGCCGTGTGCTTTTGATCTGAAACGAAGCAAAGTGAAGCGAAAATGATTGggatcctctcactctctcggcTCTCATGTGTGCAGAAAACATGGTGGTCAGGTGCAAGGACGGCTCTCTTCTGACCCGACATAGGAGTCCCTTGTTCTCTTTACCTTCGTTGTGTGTCCTCCCTGTCCTACTGCCTTTCAGATTCATCACCAGGTAAACACGGTGGCAGGCTGCAAACCTAGAACCCAGAGCCGTTGTCACAGCTGTGTAGAATAAAGGCCTAGGCCCAAGTCTCACTTTGGTATGTTTGCTGTCACTATGAGCAGTTGGCAGCAAACATTTTTAGGGCGTCTTACAATGAAAAGACTCTTTCTTAATTTTGCTTTGATAAATCACAAGCTTAACCTCTTGCCCTTGTTCTTTTCCAAACTTATATTGCTCAGGGCAGAAGGGTTACTGGCATAAATGATCCAATACATTCTTTACCACAAATGCAGCCCTTGCCATTGTGAAAAAACGTTGTGCAAGttgttatattttattttgGTATTCAAAATGGTTATTCATTTTGTAGTTTCATACATGTGAAAGTGCAATGTGTAAGTTCACTGTCCTAACAGCTCTCATACATGTTCTGATTTATACACAGTAATGGACTAAAATTAACACCTTTATTAACAAAATATAGAAACAAGTATAGCAAAGATTAGGAAACCATATTTTATACATTTCTTTATATCAGTACAATAATCCCATACTGCACACCTTTAACAAATAGTTGTCATCAAATTCTACTTAAAAATCTTCAAGTGCCTTTTTAAAAGATCCATAATTTTTTTTGAATTTGTTAGTGAGTGTGAAGATAAATACATTAAACAACTCCACAAAGCCTCTCTAGAAGTTCCTTGTTTCCAAGGTTATCAGCAATTGGTGTTGATATCCATTACATATCTGGTGATCAAACAGCTTAGATACTCTTTGCTTTTCTTAAAATCTTTGGCATTTCAAACATAGGGAAAGGCTCGATTAGTCAATACAATGATGGTCAGAATAGCCCTGTTTATAGTTGTGTGCTACTACTGTAGACAGTGAATGGGATTTTAAGATCATTGACTAATGTAAATTCTCCCAtcacaaatatataaatattgcaAAGAAAAATATGAACGTTTGTGAGACATGACATTTGGCACTGCCATGAATTTCTTTTCGAGGAAAGACAGAAGTtgtcaaataaaaatgttgacTCGCGCTATTTCGAAATACTGGAACACACCGTTCTACAAATTTGTCAGCGTGTACCCTTATCACCACCGTTGAATTAAATCGATGGACCCCTGGACTTATTGCTCAACAGTTACATTTTTCACCCCTAAATCATCGGTATTTATAAGGATATTTTGATA belongs to Osmerus mordax isolate fOsmMor3 chromosome 8, fOsmMor3.pri, whole genome shotgun sequence and includes:
- the LOC136947835 gene encoding protein CEBPZOS-like → MAPKPFQSTAKRLFKGLVILEVVGVIGAYGLFHKMNTSQDFRNSMNRMLPSVLEVYYKSNEMAGIYGIRESDTAAWSTEE
- the cebpz gene encoding CCAAT/enhancer-binding protein zeta, translating into MYLPCFLTPSFYAVFHASLSMAPKSKYRKAKAKTNHANEKYPIDLENDNKEEAEKSTTNEEETSSDNEFSLDEVLRLGGTKADYVLLESINDSNELVDGGKKGAIDDLEVGELDKFITKLGIRAYAGQQNVPDEPVEGDATEATQSGKTNAAAKTAKSDEQKSKPEVKGKDQPRKEEKKTSKKTKETATGKKAKQNVNLFEFQPRQLLLIKPGGKWFDMEYTLESTSNIEDESLVSQYKALAQRLFEAESGLYKSKKNMQKGANSAWMKNVVSAGTLADRMAAMTVLIQDSPVHSLEHVENLVSMVKKRGSRRQGLMALDTLRELFMSDLLPENRKLRMFNQHPFAQLEERASGNRDARDRRLILWYFEQQLKHQVAEFVVALDALAHDTVAATKAKALATAHELLCNRPEQERALLIQVVNKLGDPEYKTAAKASYLLETLLHKHPNMKAVVCCEVERLMFRPNINPKAQYYAVCFLNQVLLSHEETDLATKLITIYFSFFRACMKKKDVEGKMLGALLSGVNRAYPYAKAGDEKVKEQLDTLFKVVHLVKFNTAVQALMLLFQVMDSQQTVSDRYYVALYRKLLDTGLSLCSKQSMFLNLIYKSLKADIVLRRVKAFVKRLLQVSCEQNPTFACGALFLVSEVIKAKPGLKLLLQEDGDGDEEIFKDLPGEDEDDEEERFVDADKVEEGTIEKAEPPKPTASWVHQRNLKGGKSVETYDPLHRNPLFCGADHTTLWELQKLAAHFHPSVSLFAKTILQGEFIQYTGDPLQDFTLIRFLDRFVFRNPKQLKGKQNTDTTVMQPKQKLFMNNIHSLPVNSEEFLSKEESQIPVDQVFFYRFFKKREKEKKLRRPRADGDNESVEDVDDDEFEKLLDSYEGDSFFTDMPDKELDFAGNVKSKSKKGKKGEEDSESDMDSDDMDDLDDEEISLGSMDEEDFGDDLEEEGGAFMDPGGDDDVDEDPELEDDLEGDAAFDDSDDEGEEIPDITPAPKKGKRKSSSELAFSGSIGSKPGKKPKGKKDSAVFASAEEFGYMLDENAGSKFDNIGMNAMANKDKAGVKQLKWEAKRDDWVRGRDVKTLRKKKAVFNKRKSFGKAKMANKKSKKK